In the Haloferula helveola genome, one interval contains:
- a CDS encoding transglutaminase-like domain-containing protein, with amino-acid sequence MRNAAALVALAAAYVLLRGHPDAWPAMVRACVAVLCLFAGFGLWAAAHAGEGPVLASRRRVRLPDYLSLGAVVLAIEGAFLLFFNVAPEPLETMAGRFEEWLRPMAAKERREEQAGERDPNAGNWLWDRHGERRLPLRTNYKPGNRPEVFLRPSGDAASLLSSRIYVHAFALAEYGKGVWSVGDVEPVPLPADNDGWVRLDEVRSGEAVGCRVYHSLERSGQNPVLGLQGLAAARLPQVSKLAPGLHLLPPPESENGYEYDTLSRPVMLDDLVGLDVAVPDAVPDRFLELPGGALGFRIADLARVVQGEGGLVERLVRIRNHLRTTLEYSLVTENEDGRDPLENFMFDEQRGHCEFFATAGALLARSAGVPSRICYGWSGGTYYESGRLFVFRSREAHAWAEVWLEGWGWVVLDPTPPTAFVNGRPDLAAPDEPPPGADDLLAESEVIGEGGRSWLTGLAALFGVPVAVLWFARRRRPRDSAGWDGSDAPPAPYWRVFLNGCMLRGLSCRPGRTMRAMLTSLNDPPEIAADLLRYHYAVRYEGRRRDAGEERRLAKSLRAWERSIQ; translated from the coding sequence ATGCGTAATGCTGCGGCGCTTGTGGCCTTGGCGGCTGCCTACGTTCTGCTGCGAGGCCACCCCGACGCGTGGCCGGCGATGGTCCGCGCATGCGTCGCGGTGCTGTGTCTGTTCGCGGGGTTCGGGCTTTGGGCGGCGGCGCACGCTGGGGAAGGCCCCGTTCTGGCGAGCCGACGGCGCGTTCGGTTGCCGGACTACCTGTCCCTGGGGGCGGTCGTGTTGGCGATCGAGGGGGCGTTCCTGTTATTCTTCAATGTGGCGCCGGAGCCGCTCGAGACGATGGCGGGCCGTTTTGAGGAATGGCTGCGGCCGATGGCGGCCAAGGAGCGAAGGGAGGAACAGGCCGGAGAACGGGACCCGAATGCCGGCAACTGGCTCTGGGACCGGCATGGTGAGCGCCGGCTTCCGTTGCGAACCAACTACAAGCCGGGCAATCGTCCCGAGGTCTTTCTGCGGCCCTCCGGTGACGCCGCATCGCTCCTGTCGTCACGGATCTACGTCCACGCCTTCGCCTTGGCCGAGTATGGCAAAGGGGTCTGGTCGGTGGGTGATGTCGAACCGGTTCCGCTGCCCGCCGACAACGATGGATGGGTCCGGCTTGATGAAGTCCGAAGCGGTGAGGCGGTCGGTTGCCGGGTCTATCACAGTCTCGAGCGATCGGGTCAGAATCCGGTTCTCGGATTGCAGGGGCTGGCCGCGGCCCGATTGCCGCAAGTGAGCAAACTCGCGCCGGGGCTGCATCTTCTTCCGCCGCCCGAGAGCGAGAACGGCTACGAGTACGATACGCTTTCCCGGCCGGTCATGCTCGATGACCTTGTGGGCCTCGATGTGGCCGTGCCGGACGCGGTTCCGGATCGGTTCCTCGAACTGCCCGGTGGTGCGTTGGGATTCCGGATCGCCGATCTGGCCCGTGTCGTTCAAGGCGAAGGCGGGCTCGTCGAGCGTCTGGTCCGCATCCGCAACCACCTCAGAACCACGCTTGAGTATTCACTTGTTACCGAAAACGAGGATGGGCGGGACCCTCTGGAGAACTTCATGTTCGACGAGCAGCGGGGTCACTGCGAGTTCTTCGCAACGGCAGGCGCGTTGCTGGCCCGCTCGGCGGGGGTTCCGTCGAGGATCTGCTACGGCTGGAGCGGTGGAACTTACTACGAATCGGGTAGGTTGTTCGTCTTCCGCTCGCGGGAGGCCCACGCGTGGGCCGAGGTGTGGCTCGAAGGTTGGGGCTGGGTCGTGCTCGACCCGACACCGCCAACGGCCTTCGTCAACGGCCGGCCCGATCTGGCCGCTCCCGACGAGCCTCCTCCCGGCGCCGACGATCTGCTGGCCGAATCCGAAGTCATCGGCGAAGGGGGACGCTCGTGGTTGACTGGGCTCGCCGCGCTTTTCGGTGTGCCGGTGGCGGTGCTCTGGTTCGCCCGTCGCCGTCGGCCCCGGGACAGCGCGGGGTGGGATGGATCCGACGCGCCACCCGCTCCCTACTGGCGGGTCTTTCTCAATGGGTGCATGCTTCGCGGGCTGAGTTGTCGGCCGGGCCGGACGATGCGTGCGATGCTGACTTCTCTCAACGATCCACCTGAGATTGCCGCCGACCTGCTTCGCTACCACTACGCGGTGCGCTACGAGGGCCGGCGGAGGGATGCCGGAGAAGAACGACGGTTGGCCAAGAGCCTTCGTGCGTGGGAACGCTCGATTCAGTGA